One window of Branchiostoma lanceolatum isolate klBraLanc5 chromosome 6, klBraLanc5.hap2, whole genome shotgun sequence genomic DNA carries:
- the LOC136436390 gene encoding UDP-N-acetylglucosamine transferase subunit ALG13-like isoform X8 has protein sequence MSVVRGRKSPKAESLQAMDEHLSSLGLVRKPIAKDGSCLFRAVAEQVFHCQARHLEVREACIRYMDRNRDIFEAFVPGPFDHHLWALGNPKEWAGQVEISALSLMYKCDFIIYQDVGRPAARVTENGFTDKVVLCFSHGNHYDSVYPKQFQIDAAMCQSIVYELLYKDVFKMDHDIAVVKDMLGNKQQKIRKDSTSECESSPSKNCGSDKPDSELEGSTELDVSTESDKSRDNMDRPNEKATQANGAVDYSKKDGRRFPLPFKVAKALDPEIYRNVEYDVWMDSKKEQQRQDMHLATMMQYAPGDKCQVRLEGNVKYYMAHVQEVQAESGPVTVFIEELGEKHTVPVKNLKPITQVPPVPAKGYKNLSGYYQKGAIVPQEIAACFSPPWHPFAEDPRNKRKNRRKGRENGIPPFMVQRVQPSLPPRLQHEGQYSPKYHHHHGREYQGRDYQSRDYQSREYQGRGDYQGRDRDYQPRDRDRDREFQRPPHGQRYNGQASPRYQHYGRDYHSRDYQGRMYHGSPHGHRYSSQGRNQPPRFMRQDQMDGRGPGPRPGSRYQYSHGRGRGRGRNTPTPPPGPPQGEMDEKQAIEESIVLYELQQRDPDAFPALPTSNGQVQHVQSNTVWGRGRGRGMGRRTPTPPPPSTTPSDGGHSMTMEEGSLCSSMQELNMNERASPDGERICSPVSHQMEVPPMKRVMTPTKEFVPRSSRTPSPYQNPTPPLQSQSANAEISSSNSGSNQQMSTDSTSSPASTPNTPPPQTVAPNGYVPYVQPMHVPFYPIMIQATDNLTGPVNLNFGPSRDPYGNDLPHSDVSTLRFFYNLGIEYYRCCMSMMAIQHQQQEAAMANAYYYNQQAQGQGQPQYQPSSSTDGPSSSQQAQEGEDLQQEGSDQLPPNGQSQDKPLPQGQGAHVYTSTSSFNPGNQPVDYHSSAGCDYPLSKTKSCSNDNSNDSVGKDVSVSRSNSMTSVQSSGDSAMNVQYGSDNVCGSVSYVQPSPNALQQTSSSTTVGSEDSSPDYTDSGVASEGSGSQSSIPRPTSLGPGLPKRHYMEHRGSPKLIPGRWSTPERSGSSDSLNQDMFHTGRPSYGPKRGPRDRQAAFYRPSYFPTRPYMSQPPRRPYEGQPLYHSQLYNPVRYSNPAHMSQPQQYYTNQYTAPSRMALHGSMGNQAASMYGRAAGMYTHPSQQLNVPQGVTSVPYPPMSPSLHVPAAALHAPNIASSPSTGQYYPAQAPGPVDPNPQGPTPIPVPSSAANATYYTAHPGGDMPSQQHYASAYDNQASYQYPATMGSWQPPHGVPLYGSPNKVTVAYATNSPPVGYQGYAGAPQM, from the exons gttgTGTTATGCTTCTCCCACGGCAATCACTATGACAGTGTGTACCCCAAACAGTTCCAGATAGATGCTGCTATGTGCCAAT CTATTGTGTATGAGCTACTGTACAAGGACGTATTTAAGATGGACCATGACATTGCAGTGGTGAAAGACATGCTGGGTAACAAACAACAGAAGATCAGGAAGGACAGCACCAGCGAATGCGAGTCCTCGCCCTCCAAGAACTGCGG AAGTGACAAACCTGACAGTGAACTCGAAGGCTCGACAGAGCTGGATGTGTCAACAGAATCTGATAAGAGTAGAGACAACATGGACAGGCCGAATGAGAAG GCAACACAAGCGAACGGTGCTGTAGATTATAGTAAGAAGGATGGACGAAGGTTCCCCCTCCCCTTCAAGGTGGCCAAAGCCCTGGACCCGGAGATCTACCGAAATGTGGAATATGATGTATGGATGGACTCCAAGAAAG AACAACAGCGTCAGGACATGCACCTGGCAACCATGATGCAGTACGCCCCTGGAGACAAGTGTCAG GTTCGACTTGAAGGAAACGTAAAGTACTACATGGCACATGTGCAGGAGGTGCAGGCTGAGAGCGGGCCTGTTACTGTCTTCATCGAGGAGCTTGGGGAGAA GCATACCGTCCCAGTGAAGAATCTAAAGCCCATTACCCAGGTGCCTCCTG TGCCGGCTAAGGGGTACAAGAACCTGAGCGGGTATTATCAGAAGGGTGCCATAGTGCCACAGGAGATAG CAGCCTGTTTCTCTCCCCCCTGGCACCCCTTTGCAGAAGACCCTCGCAACAAGAGGAAGAACAGGAGGAAGGGAAGG GAAAACGGCATCCCGCCGTTCATGGTGCAGCGTGTCCAGCCGTCCCTCCCGCCCCGGCTCCAACATGAGGGGCAGTACAGCCCCAAGTACCACCACCACCACGGCCGCGAGTACCAAGGTAGGGACTACCAGTCAAGGGACTACCAGTCAAGGGAGTACCAAGGAAGGGGGGACTACCAAGGAAGGGACAGAGACTACCAGCCCAGGGACAGAGATAGAGACAGGGAGTTTCAGAGGCCTCCACATGGGCAGAGATACAACGGACAGGCCAG TCCCCGGTACCAGCACTATGGCAGGGACTATCACAGCAGGGACTATCAGGGCAGGATGTACCACGGGTCCCCCCACGGCCACAGGTACAGCTCCCAGGGGAG GAACCAGCCGCCGCGCTTCATGCGACAGGACCAGATGGATGGGAGGGGTCCTGGGCCGCGGCCAGGCAGCAG GTACCAGTACAGTCATGGGCGTGGTCGAGGCCGTGGCAGGAatacccccacccctcccccgGGGCCGCCCCAAGGGGAGATGGACGAGAAACAGGCCATCGAAGAATCCATTGTTCTGTATGAGCTCCAGCAGAGAGACCCTGATGCCTTCCCTGCACTACCG ACATCTAACGGACAAGTGCAGCATGTCCAGAGTAACAcagtatgggggagggggcgagGTCGGGGCATGGGGCGCcgcacccccacccctccccctccctccaCCACGCCCAGCGATGGAGGCCACAGCATGACCATGGAGGAAGGCTCTCTCTGTAGCAGCATGCAGGAACTCAATATGAACGAGAGGGCCAGTCCTG ACGGTGAGCGTATTTGTTCACCAGTGTCACACCAGATGGAAGTGCCTCCCATGAAGCGAGTCATGACCCCCACCAAGGAGTTTGTGCCACGTTCCTCCCGAACACCGTCCCCATACCAGAACCCCACCCCACCACTGCAGAGTCAAAG TGCCAATGCAGAAATCAGCTCTTCCAACAGCGGCAGTAATCAGCAGATGTCCACTGACAGCACTTCCTCCCCCGCCTCGACCCCCAACACCCCCCCACCCCAGACCGTAGCACCCAACGGTTACGTCCCGTACGTGCAGCCCATGCACGTGCCCTTCTACCCCATCATGATCCAGGCCACAGACAACCTGACGGGTCCCGTCAACCTAAACTTTGGGCCCTCCAGGGATCCGTATGGGAACGATTTGCCACATTCAG ATGTGTCCACGCTTAGATTCTTCTACAATTTGGGCATTGAG TACTATCGCTGCTGCATGAGCATGATGGCCATACAGCACCAGCAACAGGAGGCAGCCATGGCCAATGCTTACTACTACAACCAACAGGCACAGGGGCAGGGGCAG CCACAGTACCAGCCATCCAGCAGTACTGATGGACCGAGTAGCAGTCAGCAGGCCCAGGAGGGGGAAGACCTGCAGCAGGAGGGGTCGGACCAGCTGCCGCCCAACGGTCAGTCCCAGGACAAGCCCCTCCCCCAGGGGCAGGGCGCTCATGTCTACACTTCCACCAGCTCCTTCAATCCCGGCAATCAGCCTGTCGATTACCATAGCAGCGCTGGGTGTGATTACCCGCTCAGTAAGACTAAGTCGTGCAGCAACGATAATTCTAACGATTCTGTAGGTAAAGATGTGTCCGTGTCCAGGAGTAACTCCATGACTAGTGTACAGTCTAGTGGTGACAGTGCGatgaatgtacagtatggtAGTGATAACGTGTGTGGTAGTGTTTCCTATGTGCAACCGTCCCCCAACGCCCTTCAGCAGACGTCGTCGAGCACGACGGTTGGTAGCGAGGACTCGTCCCCGGACTACACCGACTCGGGTGTAGCGTCCGAGGGCAGCGGGTCGCAGTCGTCCATACCCCGCCCCACGAGCCTCGGCCCGGGGTTGCCCAAGAGGCATTACATGGAACACCGCGGGTCCCCTAAACTCATCCCCGGGAGGTGGAGCACTCCCGAACGGTCGGGCAGTAGTGATAGCCTGAACCAGGATATGTTCCATACAGGCAGACCGTCATATGGGCCGAAGCGAGGTCCACGAGACAGGCAGGCCGCTTTCTACCGTCCCTCGTACTTTCCCACGCGCCCATACATGTCGCAGCCCCCCCGCCGTCCGTACGAGGGCCAGCCCCTGTACCACTCGCAGCTGTACAACCCCGTCCGCTACTCCAACCCCGCACACATGTCCCAGCCCCAGCAGTACTACACCAACCAGTACACCGCCCCCTCCCGCATGGCCCTGCATGGCAGTATGGGTAACCAGGCCGCCAGCATGTACGGCCGGGCAGCCGGCATGTATACACACCCCTCCCAGCAACTTAACGTCCCCCAGGGTGTTACGTCCGTCCCCTACCCCCCTATGTCACCCAGCTTGCATGTACCCGCTGCCGCCTTGCATGCGCCTAACATTGCTTCCTCCCCTTCCACAGGTCAGTATTACCCCGCCCAGGCCCCCGGGCCGGTGGACCCCAACCCCCAGGGCCCCACCCCCATCCCCGTGCCCTCCTCCGCAGCCAATGCCACCTACTACACCGCTCATCCCGGAGGGGACATGCCCTCTCAGCAGCACTATGCATCAGCCTACGACAACCAGGCCAGCTACCAGTACCCTGCCACCATGGGCTCCTGGCAGCCTCCGCACGGCGTGCCCTTATACGGCAGCCCCAACAAGGTCACGGTCGCTTACGCCACCAACTCTCCGCCGGTAGGGTATCAGGGATACGCAGGGGCCCCTCAGATGTAG
- the LOC136436390 gene encoding UDP-N-acetylglucosamine transferase subunit ALG13-like isoform X10 codes for MSVVRGRKSPKAESLQAMDEHLSSLGLVRKPIAKDGSCLFRAVAEQVFHCQARHLEVREACIRYMDRNRDIFEAFVPGPFDHHLWALGNPKEWAGQVEISALSLMYKCDFIIYQDVGRPAARVTENGFTDKVVLCFSHGNHYDSVYPKQFQIDAAMCQSIVYELLYKDVFKMDHDIAVVKDMLGNKQQKIRKDSTSECESSPSKNCGSDKPDSELEGSTELDVSTESDKSRDNMDRPNEKATQANGAVDYSKKDGRRFPLPFKVAKALDPEIYRNVEYDVWMDSKKEQQRQDMHLATMMQYAPGDKCQVRLEGNVKYYMAHVQEVQAESGPVTVFIEELGEKHTVPVKNLKPITQVPPVPTVPMPWTAVPAKGYKNLSGYYQKGAIVPQEIEDPRNKRKNRRKGRENGIPPFMVQRVQPSLPPRLQHEGQYSPKYHHHHGREYQGRDYQSRDYQSREYQGRGDYQGRDRDYQPRDRDRDREFQRPPHGQRYNGQASPRYQHYGRDYHSRDYQGRMYHGSPHGHRYSSQGRNQPPRFMRQDQMDGRGPGPRPGSRYQYSHGRGRGRGRNTPTPPPGPPQGEMDEKQAIEESIVLYELQQRDPDAFPALPTSNGQVQHVQSNTVWGRGRGRGMGRRTPTPPPPSTTPSDGGHSMTMEEGSLCSSMQELNMNERASPDGERICSPVSHQMEVPPMKRVMTPTKEFVPRSSRTPSPYQNPTPPLQSQSANAEISSSNSGSNQQMSTDSTSSPASTPNTPPPQTVAPNGYVPYVQPMHVPFYPIMIQATDNLTGPVNLNFGPSRDPYGNDLPHSDVSTLRFFYNLGIEYYRCCMSMMAIQHQQQEAAMANAYYYNQQAQGQGQPQYQPSSSTDGPSSSQQAQEGEDLQQEGSDQLPPNGQSQDKPLPQGQGAHVYTSTSSFNPGNQPVDYHSSAGCDYPLSKTKSCSNDNSNDSVGKDVSVSRSNSMTSVQSSGDSAMNVQYGSDNVCGSVSYVQPSPNALQQTSSSTTVGSEDSSPDYTDSGVASEGSGSQSSIPRPTSLGPGLPKRHYMEHRGSPKLIPGRWSTPERSGSSDSLNQDMFHTGRPSYGPKRGPRDRQAAFYRPSYFPTRPYMSQPPRRPYEGQPLYHSQLYNPVRYSNPAHMSQPQQYYTNQYTAPSRMALHGSMGNQAASMYGRAAGMYTHPSQQLNVPQGVTSVPYPPMSPSLHVPAAALHAPNIASSPSTGQYYPAQAPGPVDPNPQGPTPIPVPSSAANATYYTAHPGGDMPSQQHYASAYDNQASYQYPATMGSWQPPHGVPLYGSPNKVTVAYATNSPPVGYQGYAGAPQM; via the exons gttgTGTTATGCTTCTCCCACGGCAATCACTATGACAGTGTGTACCCCAAACAGTTCCAGATAGATGCTGCTATGTGCCAAT CTATTGTGTATGAGCTACTGTACAAGGACGTATTTAAGATGGACCATGACATTGCAGTGGTGAAAGACATGCTGGGTAACAAACAACAGAAGATCAGGAAGGACAGCACCAGCGAATGCGAGTCCTCGCCCTCCAAGAACTGCGG AAGTGACAAACCTGACAGTGAACTCGAAGGCTCGACAGAGCTGGATGTGTCAACAGAATCTGATAAGAGTAGAGACAACATGGACAGGCCGAATGAGAAG GCAACACAAGCGAACGGTGCTGTAGATTATAGTAAGAAGGATGGACGAAGGTTCCCCCTCCCCTTCAAGGTGGCCAAAGCCCTGGACCCGGAGATCTACCGAAATGTGGAATATGATGTATGGATGGACTCCAAGAAAG AACAACAGCGTCAGGACATGCACCTGGCAACCATGATGCAGTACGCCCCTGGAGACAAGTGTCAG GTTCGACTTGAAGGAAACGTAAAGTACTACATGGCACATGTGCAGGAGGTGCAGGCTGAGAGCGGGCCTGTTACTGTCTTCATCGAGGAGCTTGGGGAGAA GCATACCGTCCCAGTGAAGAATCTAAAGCCCATTACCCAGGTGCCTCCTG TACCAACTGTGCCCATGCCTTGGACTGCAGTGCCGGCTAAGGGGTACAAGAACCTGAGCGGGTATTATCAGAAGGGTGCCATAGTGCCACAGGAGATAG AAGACCCTCGCAACAAGAGGAAGAACAGGAGGAAGGGAAGG GAAAACGGCATCCCGCCGTTCATGGTGCAGCGTGTCCAGCCGTCCCTCCCGCCCCGGCTCCAACATGAGGGGCAGTACAGCCCCAAGTACCACCACCACCACGGCCGCGAGTACCAAGGTAGGGACTACCAGTCAAGGGACTACCAGTCAAGGGAGTACCAAGGAAGGGGGGACTACCAAGGAAGGGACAGAGACTACCAGCCCAGGGACAGAGATAGAGACAGGGAGTTTCAGAGGCCTCCACATGGGCAGAGATACAACGGACAGGCCAG TCCCCGGTACCAGCACTATGGCAGGGACTATCACAGCAGGGACTATCAGGGCAGGATGTACCACGGGTCCCCCCACGGCCACAGGTACAGCTCCCAGGGGAG GAACCAGCCGCCGCGCTTCATGCGACAGGACCAGATGGATGGGAGGGGTCCTGGGCCGCGGCCAGGCAGCAG GTACCAGTACAGTCATGGGCGTGGTCGAGGCCGTGGCAGGAatacccccacccctcccccgGGGCCGCCCCAAGGGGAGATGGACGAGAAACAGGCCATCGAAGAATCCATTGTTCTGTATGAGCTCCAGCAGAGAGACCCTGATGCCTTCCCTGCACTACCG ACATCTAACGGACAAGTGCAGCATGTCCAGAGTAACAcagtatgggggagggggcgagGTCGGGGCATGGGGCGCcgcacccccacccctccccctccctccaCCACGCCCAGCGATGGAGGCCACAGCATGACCATGGAGGAAGGCTCTCTCTGTAGCAGCATGCAGGAACTCAATATGAACGAGAGGGCCAGTCCTG ACGGTGAGCGTATTTGTTCACCAGTGTCACACCAGATGGAAGTGCCTCCCATGAAGCGAGTCATGACCCCCACCAAGGAGTTTGTGCCACGTTCCTCCCGAACACCGTCCCCATACCAGAACCCCACCCCACCACTGCAGAGTCAAAG TGCCAATGCAGAAATCAGCTCTTCCAACAGCGGCAGTAATCAGCAGATGTCCACTGACAGCACTTCCTCCCCCGCCTCGACCCCCAACACCCCCCCACCCCAGACCGTAGCACCCAACGGTTACGTCCCGTACGTGCAGCCCATGCACGTGCCCTTCTACCCCATCATGATCCAGGCCACAGACAACCTGACGGGTCCCGTCAACCTAAACTTTGGGCCCTCCAGGGATCCGTATGGGAACGATTTGCCACATTCAG ATGTGTCCACGCTTAGATTCTTCTACAATTTGGGCATTGAG TACTATCGCTGCTGCATGAGCATGATGGCCATACAGCACCAGCAACAGGAGGCAGCCATGGCCAATGCTTACTACTACAACCAACAGGCACAGGGGCAGGGGCAG CCACAGTACCAGCCATCCAGCAGTACTGATGGACCGAGTAGCAGTCAGCAGGCCCAGGAGGGGGAAGACCTGCAGCAGGAGGGGTCGGACCAGCTGCCGCCCAACGGTCAGTCCCAGGACAAGCCCCTCCCCCAGGGGCAGGGCGCTCATGTCTACACTTCCACCAGCTCCTTCAATCCCGGCAATCAGCCTGTCGATTACCATAGCAGCGCTGGGTGTGATTACCCGCTCAGTAAGACTAAGTCGTGCAGCAACGATAATTCTAACGATTCTGTAGGTAAAGATGTGTCCGTGTCCAGGAGTAACTCCATGACTAGTGTACAGTCTAGTGGTGACAGTGCGatgaatgtacagtatggtAGTGATAACGTGTGTGGTAGTGTTTCCTATGTGCAACCGTCCCCCAACGCCCTTCAGCAGACGTCGTCGAGCACGACGGTTGGTAGCGAGGACTCGTCCCCGGACTACACCGACTCGGGTGTAGCGTCCGAGGGCAGCGGGTCGCAGTCGTCCATACCCCGCCCCACGAGCCTCGGCCCGGGGTTGCCCAAGAGGCATTACATGGAACACCGCGGGTCCCCTAAACTCATCCCCGGGAGGTGGAGCACTCCCGAACGGTCGGGCAGTAGTGATAGCCTGAACCAGGATATGTTCCATACAGGCAGACCGTCATATGGGCCGAAGCGAGGTCCACGAGACAGGCAGGCCGCTTTCTACCGTCCCTCGTACTTTCCCACGCGCCCATACATGTCGCAGCCCCCCCGCCGTCCGTACGAGGGCCAGCCCCTGTACCACTCGCAGCTGTACAACCCCGTCCGCTACTCCAACCCCGCACACATGTCCCAGCCCCAGCAGTACTACACCAACCAGTACACCGCCCCCTCCCGCATGGCCCTGCATGGCAGTATGGGTAACCAGGCCGCCAGCATGTACGGCCGGGCAGCCGGCATGTATACACACCCCTCCCAGCAACTTAACGTCCCCCAGGGTGTTACGTCCGTCCCCTACCCCCCTATGTCACCCAGCTTGCATGTACCCGCTGCCGCCTTGCATGCGCCTAACATTGCTTCCTCCCCTTCCACAGGTCAGTATTACCCCGCCCAGGCCCCCGGGCCGGTGGACCCCAACCCCCAGGGCCCCACCCCCATCCCCGTGCCCTCCTCCGCAGCCAATGCCACCTACTACACCGCTCATCCCGGAGGGGACATGCCCTCTCAGCAGCACTATGCATCAGCCTACGACAACCAGGCCAGCTACCAGTACCCTGCCACCATGGGCTCCTGGCAGCCTCCGCACGGCGTGCCCTTATACGGCAGCCCCAACAAGGTCACGGTCGCTTACGCCACCAACTCTCCGCCGGTAGGGTATCAGGGATACGCAGGGGCCCCTCAGATGTAG
- the LOC136436390 gene encoding UDP-N-acetylglucosamine transferase subunit ALG13-like isoform X9, which produces MSVVRGRKSPKAESLQAMDEHLSSLGLVRKPIAKDGSCLFRAVAEQVFHCQARHLEVREACIRYMDRNRDIFEAFVPGPFDHHLWALGNPKEWAGQVEISALSLMYKCDFIIYQDVGRPAARVTENGFTDKVVLCFSHGNHYDSVYPKQFQIDAAMCQSIVYELLYKDVFKMDHDIAVVKDMLGNKQQKIRKDSTSECESSPSKNCGSDKPDSELEGSTELDVSTESDKSRDNMDRPNEKATQANGAVDYSKKDGRRFPLPFKVAKALDPEIYRNVEYDVWMDSKKEQQRQDMHLATMMQYAPGDKCQVRLEGNVKYYMAHVQEVQAESGPVTVFIEELGEKHTVPVKNLKPITQVPPVPAKGYKNLSGYYQKGAIVPQEIACFSPPWHPFAEDPRNKRKNRRKGRENGIPPFMVQRVQPSLPPRLQHEGQYSPKYHHHHGREYQGRDYQSRDYQSREYQGRGDYQGRDRDYQPRDRDRDREFQRPPHGQRYNGQASPRYQHYGRDYHSRDYQGRMYHGSPHGHRYSSQGRNQPPRFMRQDQMDGRGPGPRPGSRYQYSHGRGRGRGRNTPTPPPGPPQGEMDEKQAIEESIVLYELQQRDPDAFPALPTSNGQVQHVQSNTVWGRGRGRGMGRRTPTPPPPSTTPSDGGHSMTMEEGSLCSSMQELNMNERASPDGERICSPVSHQMEVPPMKRVMTPTKEFVPRSSRTPSPYQNPTPPLQSQSANAEISSSNSGSNQQMSTDSTSSPASTPNTPPPQTVAPNGYVPYVQPMHVPFYPIMIQATDNLTGPVNLNFGPSRDPYGNDLPHSDVSTLRFFYNLGIEYYRCCMSMMAIQHQQQEAAMANAYYYNQQAQGQGQPQYQPSSSTDGPSSSQQAQEGEDLQQEGSDQLPPNGQSQDKPLPQGQGAHVYTSTSSFNPGNQPVDYHSSAGCDYPLSKTKSCSNDNSNDSVGKDVSVSRSNSMTSVQSSGDSAMNVQYGSDNVCGSVSYVQPSPNALQQTSSSTTVGSEDSSPDYTDSGVASEGSGSQSSIPRPTSLGPGLPKRHYMEHRGSPKLIPGRWSTPERSGSSDSLNQDMFHTGRPSYGPKRGPRDRQAAFYRPSYFPTRPYMSQPPRRPYEGQPLYHSQLYNPVRYSNPAHMSQPQQYYTNQYTAPSRMALHGSMGNQAASMYGRAAGMYTHPSQQLNVPQGVTSVPYPPMSPSLHVPAAALHAPNIASSPSTGQYYPAQAPGPVDPNPQGPTPIPVPSSAANATYYTAHPGGDMPSQQHYASAYDNQASYQYPATMGSWQPPHGVPLYGSPNKVTVAYATNSPPVGYQGYAGAPQM; this is translated from the exons gttgTGTTATGCTTCTCCCACGGCAATCACTATGACAGTGTGTACCCCAAACAGTTCCAGATAGATGCTGCTATGTGCCAAT CTATTGTGTATGAGCTACTGTACAAGGACGTATTTAAGATGGACCATGACATTGCAGTGGTGAAAGACATGCTGGGTAACAAACAACAGAAGATCAGGAAGGACAGCACCAGCGAATGCGAGTCCTCGCCCTCCAAGAACTGCGG AAGTGACAAACCTGACAGTGAACTCGAAGGCTCGACAGAGCTGGATGTGTCAACAGAATCTGATAAGAGTAGAGACAACATGGACAGGCCGAATGAGAAG GCAACACAAGCGAACGGTGCTGTAGATTATAGTAAGAAGGATGGACGAAGGTTCCCCCTCCCCTTCAAGGTGGCCAAAGCCCTGGACCCGGAGATCTACCGAAATGTGGAATATGATGTATGGATGGACTCCAAGAAAG AACAACAGCGTCAGGACATGCACCTGGCAACCATGATGCAGTACGCCCCTGGAGACAAGTGTCAG GTTCGACTTGAAGGAAACGTAAAGTACTACATGGCACATGTGCAGGAGGTGCAGGCTGAGAGCGGGCCTGTTACTGTCTTCATCGAGGAGCTTGGGGAGAA GCATACCGTCCCAGTGAAGAATCTAAAGCCCATTACCCAGGTGCCTCCTG TGCCGGCTAAGGGGTACAAGAACCTGAGCGGGTATTATCAGAAGGGTGCCATAGTGCCACAGGAGATAG CCTGTTTCTCTCCCCCCTGGCACCCCTTTGCAGAAGACCCTCGCAACAAGAGGAAGAACAGGAGGAAGGGAAGG GAAAACGGCATCCCGCCGTTCATGGTGCAGCGTGTCCAGCCGTCCCTCCCGCCCCGGCTCCAACATGAGGGGCAGTACAGCCCCAAGTACCACCACCACCACGGCCGCGAGTACCAAGGTAGGGACTACCAGTCAAGGGACTACCAGTCAAGGGAGTACCAAGGAAGGGGGGACTACCAAGGAAGGGACAGAGACTACCAGCCCAGGGACAGAGATAGAGACAGGGAGTTTCAGAGGCCTCCACATGGGCAGAGATACAACGGACAGGCCAG TCCCCGGTACCAGCACTATGGCAGGGACTATCACAGCAGGGACTATCAGGGCAGGATGTACCACGGGTCCCCCCACGGCCACAGGTACAGCTCCCAGGGGAG GAACCAGCCGCCGCGCTTCATGCGACAGGACCAGATGGATGGGAGGGGTCCTGGGCCGCGGCCAGGCAGCAG GTACCAGTACAGTCATGGGCGTGGTCGAGGCCGTGGCAGGAatacccccacccctcccccgGGGCCGCCCCAAGGGGAGATGGACGAGAAACAGGCCATCGAAGAATCCATTGTTCTGTATGAGCTCCAGCAGAGAGACCCTGATGCCTTCCCTGCACTACCG ACATCTAACGGACAAGTGCAGCATGTCCAGAGTAACAcagtatgggggagggggcgagGTCGGGGCATGGGGCGCcgcacccccacccctccccctccctccaCCACGCCCAGCGATGGAGGCCACAGCATGACCATGGAGGAAGGCTCTCTCTGTAGCAGCATGCAGGAACTCAATATGAACGAGAGGGCCAGTCCTG ACGGTGAGCGTATTTGTTCACCAGTGTCACACCAGATGGAAGTGCCTCCCATGAAGCGAGTCATGACCCCCACCAAGGAGTTTGTGCCACGTTCCTCCCGAACACCGTCCCCATACCAGAACCCCACCCCACCACTGCAGAGTCAAAG TGCCAATGCAGAAATCAGCTCTTCCAACAGCGGCAGTAATCAGCAGATGTCCACTGACAGCACTTCCTCCCCCGCCTCGACCCCCAACACCCCCCCACCCCAGACCGTAGCACCCAACGGTTACGTCCCGTACGTGCAGCCCATGCACGTGCCCTTCTACCCCATCATGATCCAGGCCACAGACAACCTGACGGGTCCCGTCAACCTAAACTTTGGGCCCTCCAGGGATCCGTATGGGAACGATTTGCCACATTCAG ATGTGTCCACGCTTAGATTCTTCTACAATTTGGGCATTGAG TACTATCGCTGCTGCATGAGCATGATGGCCATACAGCACCAGCAACAGGAGGCAGCCATGGCCAATGCTTACTACTACAACCAACAGGCACAGGGGCAGGGGCAG CCACAGTACCAGCCATCCAGCAGTACTGATGGACCGAGTAGCAGTCAGCAGGCCCAGGAGGGGGAAGACCTGCAGCAGGAGGGGTCGGACCAGCTGCCGCCCAACGGTCAGTCCCAGGACAAGCCCCTCCCCCAGGGGCAGGGCGCTCATGTCTACACTTCCACCAGCTCCTTCAATCCCGGCAATCAGCCTGTCGATTACCATAGCAGCGCTGGGTGTGATTACCCGCTCAGTAAGACTAAGTCGTGCAGCAACGATAATTCTAACGATTCTGTAGGTAAAGATGTGTCCGTGTCCAGGAGTAACTCCATGACTAGTGTACAGTCTAGTGGTGACAGTGCGatgaatgtacagtatggtAGTGATAACGTGTGTGGTAGTGTTTCCTATGTGCAACCGTCCCCCAACGCCCTTCAGCAGACGTCGTCGAGCACGACGGTTGGTAGCGAGGACTCGTCCCCGGACTACACCGACTCGGGTGTAGCGTCCGAGGGCAGCGGGTCGCAGTCGTCCATACCCCGCCCCACGAGCCTCGGCCCGGGGTTGCCCAAGAGGCATTACATGGAACACCGCGGGTCCCCTAAACTCATCCCCGGGAGGTGGAGCACTCCCGAACGGTCGGGCAGTAGTGATAGCCTGAACCAGGATATGTTCCATACAGGCAGACCGTCATATGGGCCGAAGCGAGGTCCACGAGACAGGCAGGCCGCTTTCTACCGTCCCTCGTACTTTCCCACGCGCCCATACATGTCGCAGCCCCCCCGCCGTCCGTACGAGGGCCAGCCCCTGTACCACTCGCAGCTGTACAACCCCGTCCGCTACTCCAACCCCGCACACATGTCCCAGCCCCAGCAGTACTACACCAACCAGTACACCGCCCCCTCCCGCATGGCCCTGCATGGCAGTATGGGTAACCAGGCCGCCAGCATGTACGGCCGGGCAGCCGGCATGTATACACACCCCTCCCAGCAACTTAACGTCCCCCAGGGTGTTACGTCCGTCCCCTACCCCCCTATGTCACCCAGCTTGCATGTACCCGCTGCCGCCTTGCATGCGCCTAACATTGCTTCCTCCCCTTCCACAGGTCAGTATTACCCCGCCCAGGCCCCCGGGCCGGTGGACCCCAACCCCCAGGGCCCCACCCCCATCCCCGTGCCCTCCTCCGCAGCCAATGCCACCTACTACACCGCTCATCCCGGAGGGGACATGCCCTCTCAGCAGCACTATGCATCAGCCTACGACAACCAGGCCAGCTACCAGTACCCTGCCACCATGGGCTCCTGGCAGCCTCCGCACGGCGTGCCCTTATACGGCAGCCCCAACAAGGTCACGGTCGCTTACGCCACCAACTCTCCGCCGGTAGGGTATCAGGGATACGCAGGGGCCCCTCAGATGTAG